The segment CCACGCAGATGCCGTCGGCACCGGCGTTTTCATAGGCCTGCGCGCGGGCGATGACCTCTTCCACGCCAATCACCGCGGCATTGGTCCGCGCAATGATGGCCAGCTCCGGATCGACCCGCGCTTCGATCGCCGCGCGGATCTTGCCGACCGCCTCGAACATGCCGATCAGGTCCGTGGACTTGCGGCCGAATTTGGCCGGCAACAGGGTGTCTTCGATGGTCAGCGCGGCGATGCCGGCGCGCTCCAGCTCGATCACCGTGCGCATCACGTTCAGCGCGTTGCCATAACCGTGGTCGGCGTCGGCAATGATCGGCAGACGCGCAACGCGGCCGATGCGCGTGGCCTGCTCGACGAATTCGCTGAGGGTGATGAGCGCGAAGTCCGGCGCGGCGAGCACCTGCAGCGAGGCGACCGAGCCGCCGAGAATGCCGACTTCGAAGCCGAGGTCGGCGGCGATGCGCGCCGACATGGGGTCGAACACCGAAGCCGTCGAATAGCAACGGTCGGAAGCCAGCAGCTGGCGGAAGTCGCGGCGCAGGCTGTGGTGGGAATGTCTTTGCATTGTTCTGGTTACCTGAATTGAACTACCACGCAAGGCGGGCCGCGCCGTTATGCTCGCTCCGGCCGCGGCCGGCGGGTGAATGCCGGAGCCAACCGAATGCGGGGCGCGGGCCCATGTTCTGTCTACTGGGAAGCTGTCCGGACGGTCAAAAGACACAATCCGCGCTCAGCCTCCCGATGCCGTCAACCGCCGGGCCTGCGCCCGCTGTACCCAGGCCATGCACAACCCACTGACGATGATGATCACCATGCCCAGCAGCGCACCCCGGTCCGGCACGTGACCGAAGGCGATCAGGCCGACCAGCCCGGCGAACAGGATCTGCCCATAGGTGAACGGCGCCAGGGTCGCGGCGCTGGCGAAGCGGAAGGCATTGGTCAGCAGCAGATGGCCGAGCATCGCCATCGCCCCGAGCAGGCCCATTGCCAGCGCGTCCTGCGGCGTCGGCGTACGCCAGTTGAAGATCACCAGCACGCTCAGCACCAGGGTGCCCACCAGGCTGGTGAGCAGGTTGCTCGTCACCGCATGATCGGTTTCGGCCAGGCGGCGCGTCACCAGTTGGTAGCAGGTGAAACACAGCGCCGCGGCGAACGGCAGCAGCACCGCAGGCGTGAACAGCGCACCGCCGGGGCGCACCACGATCAGTACGCCGACGAACCCCACCGCGACGGCCAGCCACTGCGCGGCGCTGACCTTCTCGCCCAGCCAGGCCGAGGCGATGGTGACCAGCAGCGGTGTCAGGAAGATGACCGCCGTGGCCTCGGCCAGCGGGATGTAACGCAGGCCACTGATGAAGGTCAGGCTGACACCCACCAGGCTCAGCCCACGCAGCAGCTGCGGCCAGGGCCGCCGGGTCTGCAGCAGGCGCCGCCCCATGCGCGGCGTGAACAGCACGAACATCAGCAGCGTCTGCGACAGATAGCGGGCCCAGACCACGAGAAACACCGGATAGAACTGGGTGAGGTGCTTGGAGAGTCCGTCGTGGCTGGCCAGCACCAGCCCGGACAGCAGAATCAGCAGCACGCCGTAAAGCGGATGGCGGTTTTCAATCAAGGCACTGGACCGTCGATGTCGATAGGCGACTAACGATTATGCCCTCATCAGGCTGTCACGTCAGGCGGCGATCATTCCGTTTGGCGGATCGGTGGCCCGGCCCGCCGACACCCGCGCGGCGGAATCGGCTATCATCGCCGCCCTTTGCCGGGCCGCGCGGCCATCCAGCGGTGTTCGAGTAGCAAAGCGATGTACGAGTTGAGACCCATGCAGGAGGGCGACATTCCTGCCGTGCTGCGCATTCAGGCCCAGGTCTATGCAGCCGAAGTTCTGGAAGACGAAGCGGTGATTCGCAGCCGTCTGCAAGCCTTTCCCCAGCTGGCCTGGGTTGCCGAAGACGCCGACGGCGTGTGTGCCTACCTGTTCGCCTACCACTCGCGGGTCGGCAAGGTGACCCCGCTGGACGGCGAGTTCGAGCAATACGACGAACCGAACTGCCTTTATCTGCACGACCTCGCGGTAGCGCCACGCGCCGGCGGCCGCGGCGTCGGCCCGGCGCTGGTACGGCGCAATCTCGAGCAGGCCCGGAGCAGCCGGTTGCGCTATTCGGCGCTGGTCTCGGTGCAGGATTCCGAGGCCTTCTGGTCGCGCCAGGGCTACGAGCCCCACGAGGCGCTCGATTCGCGGCAGCAGGCGCATCTGGCCAGCTACCGCATCCCGGCGGTGTACATGGTGCGCAGCCTGCACCAGTAAGGGGCGCTTGGCAGCCGGCCTGCCGAAGGCCGCACCAAAACGACACAGCCCCGGCCTCCGCGGCAGGACAGCCGTGCCCCGTCGAGGGCCATGGGCGCCCGATTGGCGGGCGCTGCGGCGGCTTGGCAAGCCGCTTGCTGTATCACCGGCATCTCAACGACGGATGCCCCCATGCTGGTGATACACAGCCGCACCCCTGCCTGCGACAGCTGGCAGGCCGAACTCGAACTGACCTACGACGCACGCAGCAAGAGCCGCCTGCGCTGCTTCAGCAGCAGCGGTGAAGAAGTCGGTCTGTTCCTCGAGCGCGGCCAGGCGCCGCTCGCCGACGGTGAGTGCCTGCTGGCCAAGGACGGGCGCATCGTCCGGGTGCGGGCACGCGCCGAGCAGCTGCTGCATGTGACCTGCCGCAGCGCCTTCGAGCTTACCCGCGCCGCCTACCACCTCGGCAACCGCCATGTCGCCCTGCAGATCGGCGACGGCTGGCTGCGCCTGCTCGACGATTACGTACTCAAGGACATGCTGCTGCAGTTGGGGGCGACCGTCGAATCGATCGAGGCACCCTTCCAGCCCGAGCACGGCGCCTACGGTGGCGGCCATCACCATTCACATGCCGGCGAGGCGGAATTCAGCTACGCGCCACGGCTGCACCAGTTCGGAGCGCACAGGTGAACAGCCCGGCGGCCTGGGGCCTGTTGCGCTTGGCCAGCCCGCAGCTGCCGATCGGCGGCTACAGCTATTCGCAGGGGCTGGAAATGGCGGTCGAACAAGGCCTGGTCGCCACGCCGGAGCAGGCCGCCACCTGGCTCGAGGATCAACTGCTGCTGAACCTGGCGCGCTTCGAGGCGCCTCTGCTGCTCGCGCATTGCGAAGCCGCAGCACGCGAGGACTGGTCGGCCCTCGCCGAGCTCGCCGAACGCCATCGCGCCAGCCGAGAAACCCGGGAGCTGCAGCTGGAAAGCCGGCAGATGGGCTATTCACTCGGCCAGTTGCTCGACGGCTTGCCGGAGCTGGACGGGCCAGCCCGTGCCCTGCTCGCCCGCACTCGCGAGCCCGGCCTGGCGCTGACCTGGGCATTGGCCGCCCGCGCCTGGCGCATCCCGCCGAGCGAGGCGCTGGCCGCCTGGTTGTGGGGCTGGCTGGAGAACCAGCTCGCCGTACTGATGAAGACCCTGCCGCTGGGGCAGCAGGCGGCGCAGCGGTTGACTTCGCGGCTGTTGCCGGTCCTGAGCCAGGCGCAGCGGGAGGCCCGCGAACTGCCGGAGCGGGAATGGGGCAGCGCGCCGTTCGGGCTGGTGCTGACCAGCATGGCGCATGAGCGGCAGTACAGTCGGTTGTTCAGGTCATGAGTGGATCGAGTCCGGCTTTGCCGTGCGCGTCTGCAGGAGCGAGCGCTGCTCACGAGGCCGGGGGTCACTCGTGGCGCACGGTGTTCACCGAACCAACGCGAAGGAATCTAGGCCGCGAAACTGTTGGCTTTCTGCCTGAGTGCCGGCGCGCCGCGCTTTCCTCGGCGCGAGCGACAGGCTGCGCCTCTCAGGGCGCCTTGCTTTGCTTTGCTCGCGCAAAGAAAAGCAAGCAAAAGAAGGTGCGCCCCTGCATCCAGCCCTGCGCTACGCGCAGGGTTCGTTCACTCCCTCGCCGCTTCAGCGGCCGGCTTACAAGAGCCATCCAGGGCCCTTTAAGCGGGGACGCCTCAGTCCTTTCGCCGCATCCATGCGGCTCATCCCCTTACGCAACGATTCCGCTCAGCCTCCTGACGGGGAATCGGGTCCTGCCTGCCAGCCCGCGGATGGATAAGCGAACGCCAGTGCGACGCAATGTAGGGTGGAAAACTGCGCAGCATGTTCCACCGCTGGCTACAAGCAAGTTCTCGCCCGGCCGTGGCGTATTACTTTTCAAACCGGTGGGTAAGCTCCGCGTTACCCACCCTACGGACTTCACGCCCCTCCACGCGGAATCCATTCGGCCTATTTTTGCGTCGCCTGTTAGTCCGCACTCACGCAAACAAGCAAAGCGTTTCGCTTCCCTTGCTTCATATCCTCCAGACGACTCGGTCCCGAATCCCCTTCAGGAGGCCGAGCGTAGGTGCTGCGCAGGGGGACGCGAGGCAGGACGCCGAGCGAGGAGTGAAGGGACAGGGACGCCCTTCGCGACGGCCCCCGGAGTAACGCCGGAGGGAGCGGAGTTTTGCGCAGCAAAACCCGGATGCAGGGGTGGCCTTCTTTTTGGTTACTTTTTCTTGGCCACACAAGAAAAAGTGACGCGCCGTGCGAGGCGCAACCTGCAGTCCCAGCCGAGGAAAGCGCAGCGCCTGACAACGCTGCGTACGCCACCATCCACCATCCAAGCCCGAACTTTATCCAAGGCGCTCTGCGCCTTGCGCGGTGCTACGCAGAGCGCGGCTACGATCCCCCCTCACCCAACGAATCCCAACCCCCTGCCCCAATCGGCAGCGGCCCACCCTTCGCATCAACCCCGAGGCAGCTCACACCGCCATCCAGAGGAGACCACCCATGAACACCCAACCCCTGCGCGTCGGTATCGGCGGCCCGGTCGGTTCCGGCAAGACCGCGCTGACCCTCGCCCTGTGCCAGGCCCTGCGCGATCGCTACAACATCGCCGTGGTCACCAACGATATCTACACCCAGGAAGACGCCCAGTTCCTCGTGCGCAATGAGGCGCTGGCGCCCGAGCGGATCATCGGTGTCGAGACCGGCGGCTGCCCGCACACGGCGATCCGCGAGGATGCTTCGATCAACCTTGAGGCGGTCGAGCAGCTCAATCGGCGCTTCCCGGGGCTGGACCTGATCATCGTCGAATCCGGCGGCGACAACCTCTCGGCCACCTTCAGCCCGGAGCTGTCGGACCTGACGCTCTATGTCATCGATGTCTCGGCTGGCGACAAGCTGCCGCGCAAGGGCGGGCCGGGCATCTGCAAGTCCGACCTGCTGGTGATCAACAAGGTCGATCTGGCGCCCATGGTCGGCGCCTCGCTGGAGGTCATGGACCGCGACGCCCGCAAGATGCGCGGCGACAAGCCGTTCGTGTTCAGCAACCAGAAGGTCGGCCAGGGGCTGGACGAGATCATCGCCTTCATCGAGACGCAGGGGATGCTCAGCGCCGCCTGACCCCATCGCATCGGGAGGCGCCATGCCCGAACCGAGTCGGCCAGGCGACGCGAGCAGACTCGCGCGGCTATAGGCACCGCGCCACCGTGGGGGCGAGCTTGCTCGCCAATAGCAAGGTTAAAGCCCTGCGCCAGCAAGCTGGCGCCTACAGAGATGAATCGCGAAGCCTCGCCACAATTCGCACGCACACAACGGACGGAACACCAAATGAACATGAACAGAAAAATCCTTATTGCCACCACCCTGCTGCTCAGCCCGGCGCTGGCCTTCGCCCACCCCGGGCATGACCACGCCGGCGTCATGTCGGGCCTCGCGCATCCACTCTTCGGCCTCGACCACCTCCTGGCGATGCTCGCTGTCGGGCTCTGGGCCGCGCAGCAGCAGGGCGCCGCGCGTTGGGCGCTGCCGCTGACCTTCGTCGCCACCATGCTGTTTGGCGGGCTGCTCGGCTTTGCCGGCATCGAGATGCCGCTGATGGAAACCGGCATCGCCGGCTCGGTGCTGGCGCTGGGCTTGCTGGTCGCGCTGGCGGTACGCCCGCCGGTGGCCATCGCGGCGGGGCTGACCGCGCTGTTCGCCGCCAGCCATGGCGTCGCCCACGGCCTCGAGCTGCCGGCGCTGTCGAGCCCCTGGGGTTATGCCGCCGGCTTCGTTGCCGCCACCGCCGCCCTGCATGCCGCCGGCTATGCCGTGGCACGCAGCCTGCCACAGGCCGCCGCGCCACTGGTACGCATCGCCGGCGTCGCCTCTGCCCTGACGGGCGCCTGGCTGCTCGCGGCCTGATCGGACACAAATCGAAACATTCACGGAACTCGAGCCTCCCTCCCGGACCCCAAACCTGAGTCACCCCGTCGGCGCCGCCGACGGCGGCTCATCCACCGGTTACAGGAGGAGGTGCCACGTGCCTGCATCGCCCCACGCCCAGGGCTTCACCTACTGGGCACTGAAAATCTTTGCGCTCATCGTCGCCCTGTTCGGCCTCGCGCTCGCCGCGGGCGGGCTCTGGCTGATCACCCTGGGCGGCTCCTGGTACTACCTGCTCGCCGGCGCCGGCATGCTGGCCTCCGGCGTGCTGCTGTTCCTGCAGCGCCTAAGCGGCGTCTGGCTGTATTGGCTGGTGTTCATCGGCACGCTGGTCTGGGCGCTCTGGGAGGTCGGGCTCGATCCCTGGGCCTTGCTGCCGCGCGTGCTGGCGCTCGCCGTGATCGCCCTGCTCAGCCTGGCCTTCGTCCCCTGGCTCCGCCGCCACAACGCGCGGGAGGTGCACGCATGAAGCGCATCGCCACCTGCCTGAGCCTGTTGACATTCGCCTGGCTGCCTCTCGGGCATGCCCAGCAACCCGCTGCCGATCCGGGCCTGGAGCCGAGCACGACCCTCGCACCGGCTACGACCGGCAAACCGCCAGCAGGCGACTGGACCGCCTACGGCCGCGACAAGGCCGCCACGCGCTATTCGCCACTTGACCTGATCAACCGCGACAACGTCGCCGAACTCAAGCCGGTGTGGGGCTATCGCACCGGCAACCTGCCCGAGCAGGCGGTGCTCGACAAGAAGTGGGCGCCCGAGACCACACCGCTGAAGGTGGGCGACAACCTCTACCTGTGCGACGCGCTGAACGTGCTGGTCTCGCTCGATGCCGGCACCGGACGGGAGCGCTGGCGCTACGACCCCAAGGTATCGACCGACCACATCCCCTACTCGGCGACCTGTCGCGGCGTGAGCTACTACGAAGTCCCGGACGCACCCTCGGACGCGGCCTGCAAGCGCCGCATCATCGAGGGCACGCTCGATGCCGAGCTGGTCGCGGTCGATGCCGACACCGGCCAGCCCTGTGCCGACTTCGGCGATGGCGGCCACGTTGACCTGATGGAGGGCATGGGCGACTCGGTGCCTGGCTACGTCGCCGTGACCTCGCCGCCCACCATCGTGCGCGGCGTGGCCGTGGTCGGGCACCAGGTGCTCGACGGGCAGAAAGAGGATGCCCCGTCCGGGGTGATCCGCGGTTATGACGCGGTGACCGGCGAGCTGGCCTGGGCCTGGGACATGGGCCGCCCCGGCAAGACCGGCCTGCCGGAAGGCGACGAGGTGTATACCCGCGGCACGCCGAACGCCTGGACCAGCTTTACCGGCGACGACGCGCTCGGCCTGGTCTACGTGCCGATGGGCAACTCCGCGGTGGATTACTGGAGCGGCAACCGCCGCGAGTTCGAAAAGCCGTACTCCACCGCGCTGGTCGCGCTCGACGTCACTAGCGGTGAGGTGCGCTGGGTGTTCCAGACCGTGCACAACGACGTCTGGGACTATGACCTCGGCTCGCAGGGCACACTGGTCGACTTCCCGGCGCAGGACGGCCGCACCTCACCGGCGTTGATCCTGCCGACCAAGCAGGGCGACATCTTCGTCCTCGACCGCCGCACCGGCGAACCGTTGACCGCGGTGCAAGAGCGCCCGGTGCCGGCCAGCAGCCTGCCTGACGAGAAGCTGTCGCAGACCCAGCCAGTCTCCACCGGGATGCCGAGCATGCCGCGAGCGGAGCTGACCGAGGCCGATGCCTGGGGCGTCACGCCGCTGGACCAGCTGTGGTGCCGCATCCAGTTCAAGCGCGCCAACTACCAGGGC is part of the Stutzerimonas balearica DSM 6083 genome and harbors:
- a CDS encoding isocitrate lyase/PEP mutase family protein; translated protein: MQRHSHHSLRRDFRQLLASDRCYSTASVFDPMSARIAADLGFEVGILGGSVASLQVLAAPDFALITLSEFVEQATRIGRVARLPIIADADHGYGNALNVMRTVIELERAGIAALTIEDTLLPAKFGRKSTDLIGMFEAVGKIRAAIEARVDPELAIIARTNAAVIGVEEVIARAQAYENAGADGICVVGVEDFEHLERIAEKVSVPLMLVTYGNPRLRDSARLAALGVRIVVNGHAAYFAAIKATYDCLREQRQIDASDLSASELSVKYSTADEYMVWAEEFMQVKE
- a CDS encoding DMT family transporter, which encodes MIENRHPLYGVLLILLSGLVLASHDGLSKHLTQFYPVFLVVWARYLSQTLLMFVLFTPRMGRRLLQTRRPWPQLLRGLSLVGVSLTFISGLRYIPLAEATAVIFLTPLLVTIASAWLGEKVSAAQWLAVAVGFVGVLIVVRPGGALFTPAVLLPFAAALCFTCYQLVTRRLAETDHAVTSNLLTSLVGTLVLSVLVIFNWRTPTPQDALAMGLLGAMAMLGHLLLTNAFRFASAATLAPFTYGQILFAGLVGLIAFGHVPDRGALLGMVIIIVSGLCMAWVQRAQARRLTASGG
- a CDS encoding GNAT family N-acetyltransferase, with protein sequence MQEGDIPAVLRIQAQVYAAEVLEDEAVIRSRLQAFPQLAWVAEDADGVCAYLFAYHSRVGKVTPLDGEFEQYDEPNCLYLHDLAVAPRAGGRGVGPALVRRNLEQARSSRLRYSALVSVQDSEAFWSRQGYEPHEALDSRQQAHLASYRIPAVYMVRSLHQ
- the ureE gene encoding urease accessory protein UreE → MLVIHSRTPACDSWQAELELTYDARSKSRLRCFSSSGEEVGLFLERGQAPLADGECLLAKDGRIVRVRARAEQLLHVTCRSAFELTRAAYHLGNRHVALQIGDGWLRLLDDYVLKDMLLQLGATVESIEAPFQPEHGAYGGGHHHSHAGEAEFSYAPRLHQFGAHR
- a CDS encoding urease accessory protein UreF; its protein translation is MNSPAAWGLLRLASPQLPIGGYSYSQGLEMAVEQGLVATPEQAATWLEDQLLLNLARFEAPLLLAHCEAAAREDWSALAELAERHRASRETRELQLESRQMGYSLGQLLDGLPELDGPARALLARTREPGLALTWALAARAWRIPPSEALAAWLWGWLENQLAVLMKTLPLGQQAAQRLTSRLLPVLSQAQREARELPEREWGSAPFGLVLTSMAHERQYSRLFRS
- the ureG gene encoding urease accessory protein UreG; translated protein: MNTQPLRVGIGGPVGSGKTALTLALCQALRDRYNIAVVTNDIYTQEDAQFLVRNEALAPERIIGVETGGCPHTAIREDASINLEAVEQLNRRFPGLDLIIVESGGDNLSATFSPELSDLTLYVIDVSAGDKLPRKGGPGICKSDLLVINKVDLAPMVGASLEVMDRDARKMRGDKPFVFSNQKVGQGLDEIIAFIETQGMLSAA
- a CDS encoding HupE/UreJ family protein; the protein is MNMNRKILIATTLLLSPALAFAHPGHDHAGVMSGLAHPLFGLDHLLAMLAVGLWAAQQQGAARWALPLTFVATMLFGGLLGFAGIEMPLMETGIAGSVLALGLLVALAVRPPVAIAAGLTALFAASHGVAHGLELPALSSPWGYAAGFVAATAALHAAGYAVARSLPQAAAPLVRIAGVASALTGAWLLAA
- a CDS encoding pyrroloquinoline quinone-dependent dehydrogenase → MKRIATCLSLLTFAWLPLGHAQQPAADPGLEPSTTLAPATTGKPPAGDWTAYGRDKAATRYSPLDLINRDNVAELKPVWGYRTGNLPEQAVLDKKWAPETTPLKVGDNLYLCDALNVLVSLDAGTGRERWRYDPKVSTDHIPYSATCRGVSYYEVPDAPSDAACKRRIIEGTLDAELVAVDADTGQPCADFGDGGHVDLMEGMGDSVPGYVAVTSPPTIVRGVAVVGHQVLDGQKEDAPSGVIRGYDAVTGELAWAWDMGRPGKTGLPEGDEVYTRGTPNAWTSFTGDDALGLVYVPMGNSAVDYWSGNRREFEKPYSTALVALDVTSGEVRWVFQTVHNDVWDYDLGSQGTLVDFPAQDGRTSPALILPTKQGDIFVLDRRTGEPLTAVQERPVPASSLPDEKLSQTQPVSTGMPSMPRAELTEADAWGVTPLDQLWCRIQFKRANYQGMYTPPSADQAFIQWPSYNGGNDWGGAAVDTARNILVLNYNHIAMHDQLIPREEADKRGMVPLGVPGGTTSSGGSVPQSGSPYAVSIQAWRNSFTGVPCTEPPFGGIMAIDLQTRKVLWNEPLGTARRNGPFGIASHLPVTIGTPNNGGPVVTAGGLIFIAAATDNLIRAIDIDTGEVVWEDALPAGGQATPMTYEVDGRQFLVIVAGGHHFMETPPGDYVIAYSLPAKGDPKLPDFLKE